In Nematostella vectensis chromosome 11, jaNemVect1.1, whole genome shotgun sequence, a genomic segment contains:
- the LOC125573707 gene encoding uncharacterized protein LOC125573707: MATSHQSSKPRLKMADIALLAQRHDRYARDVVQTVKKVYHAPVRTPGMDLVETKVAIRKGLHYKGAKNPEAWREKYHRRLKQSRDGFATPSHVPYASIGDVIVNTRELVFTSLELADPVVVNDDKYEFGKDINGTAKKAQLRKTITPRESDGGLRDIQDMIKVHCKRVRELQAGQRYHNCLQNEAKQKADNIKHSEQALITPEALRDILAKSRLNRHSLSSEQKQESGTTVSGHDSEEEEDILGLR, translated from the exons ATGGCGGATATAGCGCTGTTGGCTCAGCGGCATGACCGCTACGCCAGAGACGTGGTCCAAACAGTGAAGAAGGTATACCATGCTCCCGTGCGCACACCCGGCATGGATCTAGTGGAGACAAAAGTAGCTATACGCAAGGGGTTACACTACAAGGGCGCAAAAAATCCCGAGGCCTGGAGGGAGAAATATCATAGGCGActcaaacagtcacgtgacggGTTTGCGACTCCATCGCATGTGCCATATGCATCAATCGGTGACGTCATCGTTAATACGCGGGAGTTGGTATTCACCTCGTTAGAGCTTGCAGATCCGGTGGTCGTGAATGACGATAAATAC GAGTTCGGAAAGGACATCAATGGGACAGCTAAGAAAGCTCAACTG AGGAAGACGATAACACCGCGTGAGAGTGATGGCGGACTTAGAGATATCCAGGACATGATAAAAGTACATTGCAAGCGAGTCCGCGAGCTGCAGGCTGGCCAGCGGTATCACAATTGCCTCCAGAACGAGGCAAAGCAAAAG GCGGATAACATAAAGCATTCCGAGCAGGCCCTTATTACACCGGAAGCGTTGCGTGACATTCTAGCGAAGTCACGCCTGAACCGACATAGCCTGTCATCAGAACAAAAGCAAGAGAGCGGAACCACGGTATCCGGGCATGATtcagaggaagaggaagataTTCTTGGCCTGAGGTAa